GCGAGCCTGCCCGACTATGGGCTACTTTGGCACTCTGAGAGCGTGACTGGTCTCGAGTGGGCTCGTGCTGAGGCCCTCGGGGCGAGCTGCTCTCATGGCGAGGGAGACACGGGCATCCTGCGGCATGTCAACACGGCGCAGACGGTGCAGGACATGGTACAGATCATCGAGAAGGAGGGCGAATGGCGGGCGCAAACAGCGTCCAAACTTGTCTCCCGCTTTCACGACCAGAAAAGTGCGAACGACGTCATGGAGCGCTTGGCCTACCACCCGGGCAAGGAGCGCATCCAGTACTGGGGCATGAGTTACGGGACGCTCATCGGGTCCACATTCGCAGCGCTGCATCCTGACCGCATACGGCGCATGGTTCTAGATGGTGTCGTTGACCCGGCGGACCACTACTCCGGGGGCTGGCTCACGCAGCTGCAAGATTCGGATAAGATCCTGAGCAAGTTTTGTGAGTACTGCTACGCAGCTGGACCCAGGCTGTGTCCGCTCTATGTCAACTCGTCCGCTGCGGACGTGGAGGACCGTCTCATATCGATACTGCTTCACGTTAAGGAAGCCCCCGTTCCCATGGCGGTCACCTACCAAGATGGGAGTCACGCCGGGCCTGGTCTGGTCACATACGGCGACGTCCATCTGCTGCTTCTGTCAGCCGTGTACTTTCCTTTTGCATCGGCTGCCGGTTTCTTCGACGTGTTGCTTGCATTGGAACGCAGAAACACATCATCGCCGGCTCTGAGGCGGATTGTATCCAGAAAACACGAACGTGCAACCCGCTCGATGCCGCTCGATGGCAACATACCCTATGTGTCGGCACTTGGGTCCTTCCAGGCGATATCGTGCATGGACTCCGGACCGCTCAATTTGACGCGAGAGACATTCAAGGAATTCCTCACCATCTTGCAGGGTCAAAGTCGATGGTTGGGTCTGAGCTGGGCGCGCAATAAgctggcctgcctgggctATGACGTGGAAGCGGCGTGGAAGCCACCCTTTAGCTTCAAGACGCAGCAATGGGCCAACACATCGCACCCGCTGCTCATTGTTGGGAATACACACGATACGGTAACGCCGCTGCGCAATGCGCATCGCGTATCGACACTGTTCCCAGGAAGTGTGGTCCTACAGCAGGATTCACAAGGTCATTGTTCGCACTCAGCACCGGCGCCGTGTACGTTGAAGGCCATACGGCGGTACTTTCAGACAGGAGAGCTGCccggggacggcgacgtgTGCGAACCGGGGATCCGGCCGTTCCTTGGCTGTACAGCCAAagaaggcgggcgcggccaaAATTGCGTGTTTGAGGATGCGGAAGAGCAGAGGCTGTGGGACGTGGCAATCGCATTGGCCGACCCGTTTGGCCTGAGATAGACGGCCAGCCAAGCCTATGTCCACGGTACCGTTGAAGAATGAGATATTGGCTACTCTAGACCATAAGTCATTACAAGGACTGAACACATCTGCAGAATCTTACTAGACGGGGGGCCAGACTACCCAAAGAAGCTCGACAGATACATATACCCAAGACAGGCGCTGGTGCACTCGGCCTGAATTGCCGTATAATCGACCAAAATCGGGACTTTATCCCCCGGGACCCGAGTCAGGGACTCGTCGGCGTTTGACGCGGAATGGCTTCGGCATTCCAAGCCCATCACCGTGGGATAGAAATCGCAATTCTCGCCGGGCCGAGCATTTGTCCAAGGCAATGCCCGCCGCAGTGGGCCTGAAGGAGCGTGGGAACACCGAGACTGGTTGCTCATCCGCCAATGATCAACTGGCACATGCTTGAGTTgccgatgtcgacgagggcagaAGCCTTGATGCCCTGGCTTGTGTGTGGGGTTGCATGGGTGAGTCGGGTGGAGgcggggcggaggggggaaaTGAGGCAATTGCCGGCGGGGTTTCTGCGTCTCACTGCATCGGCGTGGCCACACGTGACAGCGCATTCATTACGTGACCTGACCTGAGGCACGTCTCAACCCGCCTATAGCTCCGCCCCCGCATCTGCTGAAGCCCAGTGTCAAAGGCCGCCTACGCCATCGGGGCGGCAAATGCCGATTGCCGCACATCGCAATTGGCCGCTGTCGGAGTCGCAAAGGTCGCCTTCATCTTGATACGCAGGTCGGCTCAgtctcttcctcctcacaATCATCACTTATTCTTCTCGGCGTGCCGGCTCTCGTCCATGTGCAGAGCTTCCCGcaacatcaccatcgccagcaacattgcccgccgccttgccaACATGAAGCTACTGTACCCCACGTCCCTCAAGCTCGACGTCCAGAGCATCGAGGGCTTCTCCGCGTCGCTGCACGCCTACGACGTCAAGAAGCCTATCCCGGACGACCTCATTGACGCCGACATCCTCGTCACCTGGTCCAACTCGGCCGACAACCTCaaagatgccgccgcccgcatgACCAAGCTGCGATGGATCCAatccctcgccgcggggcccAACGATGTCCTCAACGCCGGCTTCGACACCTCCAAAGTCAAGGTCACGACGGGTTCCGGCCTGCACAACttcaccgtcgccgagcacgccctcggcctgctcctcAACGCCGCACGCCGGTTCTACGAGATGCGCGACTACCAGCTGCAGGGCAAGTGGCCCGGACACCTCGGTGGCTCCCAGCCCGACCGCCCCAAAGGCGCTTTCACTtcgctgcgcgacgcccgcgtcctcATCTGGGGCTATGGAAACATCGCCAAGACCCTAACGCCGCATCTAGTCGGCCTTGGGGCGACCGTGCggggcgtcgcccgccgggcCGGAgtccgcgacggcatcgaggtgTTTGACGAGTCTTCGCTGCCGAAGCTGTTGCCCGAGACGGACGCGCTCGTCATGATCCTGCCGGGATCCGATTCCACCCGCCATGCCTTGAACCAGGAGCGCATCGACCTCCTGCCGAACCATGCCTGGGTTGTCAACGTCGGCCGTGGCACATCCATTGATGAGGAGGCCCTGGCCAATGCcctcgacaagggcgagcTTGGTGGTGCCGCGCTCGACGTCTTCGAGACGGAGCCCCTACCCGAGACCAGCAGGCTGTGGAAGACGCCAaacctcgtcgtctcgccaCATGCCGCTGGTGGCCGGCCACAGGGTGCCGAGGCTCTCATCGCGAGCAACCTGAGGAAGTTCATTGCCGGGCAAGAATTACAAAACTCCATCTGATGAGGAGGTCATAGAGGGAGGAAGTGTTGGAGAGCGGTCACATGCAAGCTGACATAGACGGCACGAAGAGACTGGGTCACGAGTCATGTATAAGAGATATGTGCATTGAGATGCTGCAGCTGAGGCTGCAGCCAAGAAAGCAATCAAGTATATACAGATCCAATCAGCCATGCCCTCCTCCAAGTACCCGAGGCCACAGGCTCATATGTACAACTTTGGTCTGTCCGCACGCATCAACCGACCCCGTCCAAGTTTTCTGTCAACAATCTCAACAACGGCATAGCACATATGTACAAACTTCGATGCGGTACTTGACTGTCGCTGGTGTCCGCCGTCGCTTACCAGCAAGAGCTGCCGGCCAGGGACCAGCCAGTGAAGCGGTTGGCGACGTCGCTAGCGTAGCAGTTGgtgctgccgaggccgttgTTCAGGTTTCCCCAGTCGACGGAGCCGCTGTTGTACTTGCGAGCAGCGACGTAGTAGGCGCGAGCCATCTCACCACCAAGCGTGTCACGGGCCCAGGTGTAGGTCTGCTTAAGACCGTCGCCAGACGAGgtaccggcggcgccgtcgcggatcATCTGCTCAATGGCGCCCCACGAGCAAGGGTTCTGGCCCTGGCAGGAGCCGGAGCCGTTGTGCGACTGCATGAGGCCGGGGTTGCGGACGCCATTGCTAGTGGTCGGCACGCGGACGCAGCCCTTGCTCTCCTGCATCATGATGACCAAGATGAAGCGCTTGTCAAGGCCGGTCTCGCCGGCGACCTTGTTGATGGCCGCGTTGATGGCGTTGATCTCGTCCTCGGAGTTGTTGCCGCCCCAGCCATTCCAGCTGCACGAGTTGCGCATGGCGTTGAGGTTCTCGTTCCAGAGCTGATCGTACGAGCCCCAGCGGTCCATGCCAGGCCAGCCGTTGTTGAtcgagccgtcgccgttgtacTTGGTGTAGCTGTCGCCAAagcggcggacgaggtcctTGGATGGAGCCTCAGGGGTGGACTGCGTGGGTAGGCCCATGACCGCAGCCGCGAGGCCGGTGATGGCAATGGCGAGTTTCTGGAACATCTTGAGAGTCGAGTTGCCGATGAAGCCGGGTGGTGATTGTCTTTCCAGAGCGATTGCTTGCTGGAGATGAGTGTTTGAGGCCCCAAAGAGATTTGTGAGACTGAttgttgctgctgatggCCAGAGAGAAGATCTTGAACTCGACGTCGTCTGGTCCTTCTTATACTCGTCGCTTTCTCACGTTAGAGAGGGCAATGAGAGATCAATGAGCACGAGACGACCTTCGGATTGACCGATGGAAAGGGTCAGAATGGTGTTGACCTCCGAAGATGGCTGCGCTGTTACCTTGAGAGGGCGTCCGTGTCCCAGCTTGCGGTGTTATTCTAAAGGGAGTCCcgcccctcggcgccgagctctATGAATGACAACGAGAACGGGCAAATTCATCGGTCGAACCCGCAACGGCGAAACTTCAGCTATATGCCGGCTTGGCATCCGACCTCAAGAGCTTGAAGATCAAGTAAATGCGTCCACTGCTTCAACGGGAGTCTTAGCCCGATCGAGATGAAACCCCGAAACTCTCTAGGCCCCATCGCAGCCTCGTATGCGCGAAAGATGCACTTATACTGCCTGTAACCACGAGACTAAGGCAGGCCATCGCGTAATGGCGCGTATTCGTCTCGAGTTCTAGTCAGCTTCTCGCCGTATGACATATAGAGTGCGAGGGGCGACCAACCGTTTCATGAGCCGTTCTACTTGGATTGACCATCGCGACCAATTTTCCAGTAGATTGCCACCTTCTGCTCGCCTAACATGACAGTCTCGCCAACGGCCCCTGCCCCTGAGCGCCATTGCACAGAATTGGCAGTACCCGGGGAACACCTGCCTTTCTCTGATAAGACTAAGCCAAGGCGAGTTTCCGCAAGCAGATTTCGTCCGAGTTCCAAGGTCACAAGCGATGAGCCGCCGTGTGTCTAGCCGTGTCAAGTCAAAGAACGGAGACACAAGGCGTGGCTGCTCACTCACTGAGCATGCGTTCCGTTTCCGAGATGGCGCCGCTCATAAGGAAGTTGTGTTGGTTGAACGTGCAACCAGCTAAAGCACGGAGCACTTGCTCTCTGCGATCAAACAGTGCGGTTACACGTCGAAGCTATGGCCAGCGGGCGCTTGTCGACGACTCAGCCAACAGTATGGCCGAGTCCAGGACACTGGTGGCCCCGGTCCACGTTTTTCTCCTTCCTATCTCGCCCTTGCACGAAGTCTTGTGGAACCAACGCCATCGGCCGTGATGCCGCGGTCAGGGCAGCCCGAGGCTTGTGTGAGACCCCCCATGCCTACCCACAGCGCAAATGGACAACTCGCAAGCGGAGGTGCAGAGACAGGCGTTGACCGTTGCCCCGCCGGCTATCGTGTAACATGGCCCTTGGAAAGCCCGGGCTTTCTTCAGCGATTTGTGTCTCGAGCGGTCGCTACCGGGTAGAACCGACATCGGTTCCAGAAAGTCGGCCCGTCGTGTATTCGCCGGCTGAACTTTCCTGCCCGTAGTTGAGAGACGAAAGGATCATCTTGTACGTCTAGTCTCAACCGAAGGTCCCAGCCTGCATGTAGTTAGGCTGTGGCACGTACAGAAACAGCCCTTTACGCGCTGTACGCGACCGGACGCATTCGCGTTCTTGCCTGGGGAGAAGGTGACGTCCTGATTCTCAACACTATAGCTACCATATCAAGGCCAGACCCGTTACCTCTCCCTAGGTAATCACATTAGATATTCTATTCAATTTACCTCGTTGCGAATGGTACGGAACATATCTACAACACCCATCGTTACCTCCATCTCCACACACCCACTCGTGGTAGTTGTTTTCTGTGACGTTGCTGCAACGCGACTTTGCAACCTGTCCTTTTACTAGTACAGTGAGCTGCACGTATCTCACAGTCGGCAATGCCGGAGTAAAAGAGGAGGCACCGGGGATGTTCGTGTTACCCGCTTAATTGTAATCAACGGAGGGCTTCGACGGAAACAGAGTCGTGCTGTTACACAAGCCATCTGTGACAGTCGACTGGGCGGAGACGCCATGTAGAGCTGAGCGGGGCCCGCTCAGTTGAGACATAATGCCATTACGCAGCGAGCTTCATCTACGTTCGGCCGATCTCGTTTCCGGCTGGTGGCCAAGTCGGACCGTTCAATATAGCCGACCTCATGAACTAGGTTCTATTGTGTTATGGACTCGCCGGCCTGACCTTTCAACCATCACCTTCGAAAATCCTCACCAATATGTTGCGAGGTTTTCTTG
Above is a genomic segment from Purpureocillium takamizusanense chromosome 2, complete sequence containing:
- a CDS encoding uncharacterized protein (COG:C~EggNog:ENOG503P03J) is translated as MCRASRNITIASNIARRLANMKLLYPTSLKLDVQSIEGFSASLHAYDVKKPIPDDLIDADILVTWSNSADNLKDAAARMTKLRWIQSLAAGPNDVLNAGFDTSKVKVTTGSGLHNFTVAEHALGLLLNAARRFYEMRDYQLQGKWPGHLGGSQPDRPKGAFTSLRDARVLIWGYGNIAKTLTPHLVGLGATVRGVARRAGVRDGIEVFDESSLPKLLPETDALVMILPGSDSTRHALNQERIDLLPNHAWVVNVGRGTSIDEEALANALDKGELGGAALDVFETEPLPETSRLWKTPNLVVSPHAAGGRPQGAEALIASNLRKFIAGQELQNSI
- a CDS encoding uncharacterized protein (SECRETED:SignalP(1-18~SECRETED:cutsite=VMG-LP~SECRETED:prob=0.3902)~EggNog:ENOG503P2PF), which produces MFQKLAIAITGLAAAVMGLPTQSTPEAPSKDLVRRFGDSYTKYNGDGSINNGWPGMDRWGSYDQLWNENLNAMRNSCSWNGWGGNNSEDEINAINAAINKVAGETGLDKRFILVIMMQESKGCVRVPTTSNGVRNPGLMQSHNGSGSCQGQNPCSWGAIEQMIRDGAAGTSSGDGLKQTYTWARDTLGGEMARAYYVAARKYNSGSVDWGNLNNGLGSTNCYASDVANRFTGWSLAGSSCW
- a CDS encoding uncharacterized protein (COG:S~MEROPS:MER0000440~TransMembrane:2 (i28-48o425-448i)~EggNog:ENOG503NXV9), translating into MFKARVRESSTGHAQPSRLVNARSRRPLSQGLCLAILVCLGVPALYLYRSGLSAFILGVQCGRSTEETPGARDFSWDDITPSDTLEYTPCFAGFQCARLSVPLNWNATVEESASGPRAAIAIIKLPAQVPVTDPRYGGPVVVNPGGPGESGVYQVLADGRNLRALLDAPPSSPSDSGKHFDIISFDPRGVNNTRPRLQCFTDPSDQQAWLASLPDYGLLWHSESVTGLEWARAEALGASCSHGEGDTGILRHVNTAQTVQDMVQIIEKEGEWRAQTASKLVSRFHDQKSANDVMERLAYHPGKERIQYWGMSYGTLIGSTFAALHPDRIRRMVLDGVVDPADHYSGGWLTQLQDSDKILSKFCEYCYAAGPRLCPLYVNSSAADVEDRLISILLHVKEAPVPMAVTYQDGSHAGPGLVTYGDVHLLLLSAVYFPFASAAGFFDVLLALERRNTSSPALRRIVSRKHERATRSMPLDGNIPYVSALGSFQAISCMDSGPLNLTRETFKEFLTILQGQSRWLGLSWARNKLACLGYDVEAAWKPPFSFKTQQWANTSHPLLIVGNTHDTVTPLRNAHRVSTLFPGSVVLQQDSQGHCSHSAPAPCTLKAIRRYFQTGELPGDGDVCEPGIRPFLGCTAKEGGRGQNCVFEDAEEQRLWDVAIALADPFGLR